Part of the Vitis vinifera cultivar Pinot Noir 40024 chromosome 13, ASM3070453v1 genome is shown below.
ATTCCCAGCTAATATTAACAAGGACCCAAAAAACAAACGGACAAACTTCTCTTACATCTTACCTGACTTACCAATCCTTCTCACTTGTAAGCATCTGCATCATACATTCAATAAAACCCTTCTTCTTCTGCAACTCCCCACGTCccttctctccctctctctctctctctctctcccacttCTGCTTCTTTCTGCCAAAACCTCCCAACCACGCCCGCTCTTCTAcaggtaaaaaagaaaaaaccatctctctctctttctctctctctctctctctctctctctctctcctggAATTGCCCATTTGGGAAAACTCTCTCAAAGAAAAGTCACCCACTTGTGGAATACAGGCTGTTGAAATGATAGATTGGTTGAGCGGCAGaccccaaaattttcaaacctttTTTGCTGCATTATTAGAAAAGAATAGATTTGGTAGGCTCTTTATGTTCGTTTCAAGAAGTAATATAAAAGGTTTCTGATCTTCGAAGTTCTACCCActgcatataaaaaaaatctcatgttcttatcttctttctaccaaataaaatagattaacaatttttttattgttgttgtaGTTGATGGATCGCTATTAGTTCTCTGACTTTGATCTGAATTACAGCTGCTTCCCAGATTTTCTTGGTGGGGATTAGAGTAAGGAAACAGGTGAGAGTGCCACCCAAACCAATTGAAGCTGAAGCCTCACCAGAAGAACTCAACTCACCCTTCACCTAAACACCTTAAAATACTTGAATTTCAGTTTCTTTATAATTGTAAATTTCTTATATTAAGGTGAAAGATATTGAAAAGTCAATCCAACCTGCCCTTTACCtaaatcccttaaaaaaaatttggatctaaaaatagtttttaacttttaagaccaagagaaaaataattttctccaaaaaaaaaagtgttttttttaaagtgtttctacgtttttttttttttttaaaaacgtataagtgattttttaacaaatgattttctttttaactttaaaaatatattaaattttttttaaatatttgatattttttaaaaacactttttaaattaaaaacggtagaatcaaCAACAAAATTCGAAGATAttctagatttttaaaaatattccctaattttttcaaacactttttttttttcaaatacattttttcAAACACCTTACCCCAAaagtttcttttattattattatttttaatttgttatgttaattttaaaaataaatttaatgtagATTTTAGTGTTcccatatataatatttaaaaaaaattatactatatATGAGTACCTAATATCTTTCTTTTATCGGGAATAAGTCAgtagattttcatttttatttttaacaaaagcATTATAAAACAACccttgaattttcctttttctattccttttattttattttattttttagtttacgATTGTAATTATTAGATAAAAAGTGGAGAAAATGATTTGCAAGCTCTCACACTTCTCTTACCTTAGAAGCCAAGTTTCATCATGCCCTCGCTTTCAATCATATGGACACCCACTACCTTTCTTGCTCATGcttctatttattaaaaatgaaaaaaaaaaagaaataaaataattggtcCCATGATGGTTGACTATCATTCTTAATGATTATGATTAGTAGTTAAAAACAATGTGATTTTAGTAATTATGAAGGTTTATGGCTTTCCTTTAATGGAGATTCTAAAATTTTGCTTCAAAAGGAAAAGTGTGAATGAGATTGGAGAGGGCAAttggcttcttcttcttcttcttcttcttcttcttttttttcttttttttaaatccaattttatagaaaataaaaattttgaacttttgaAGATTTCAAAAGTAAAAGATAATAGCAATTTCATATGAAAAGTCCAAcgttatttgaaaattttagactttagttggaaatcaaatttgaaactttGAATAGAGATGTTAGACTTCAAATAGATTTTGAGAGTAAATCATAGTAATAATTTCGTACCAAATGTCACttctaatttattaaaaattgttaatcttttatttagttttaaaaaattttgaaataaaaaatgtataaattgttTTGATACGGTTGCTtaaatcctttttttatttattttattttaaataaagatcaaataatttaaaaatatataaaaaaatttaaatttaaatcaaaatataatttttaatatttttttccaacaaaACATAGGTCtgtttagtaattattttttaaaattgttattaagattttttatttattttataaacaaaaagtctatttgaaaatttaaaataattttcatatttttaaatatattttaaaaataatttttgtgtcatttattttatttttaatctctttACATGTTaggaaacaattaaaaaaaattgttcttaagaatgaaaaacagtttttgattgtcaaaacgtttagaaaattattattgaaagcaGTTGCcagataaatatatttaataattattttttaaaataattttgaaaaatagtttttgaaaactgctttatgattttttaagaacaaaaatttgtttgataatctaaagtattttaaatccatttttaatattttaaatttatttgaaaaataaattttatatagagtgttttattttaataattatacatattcatataattattttttaaaataaccctcaaaaaataaataaaataacaaaaattaagtaaaaaaaaattatataaaaatatcatattttctttttttaagaacaCAAAACAAGAaatagtttttggtttttttttgctttgtaaaatagaaaactcttctaaaaatatttccaaacaaacctttaattttctttctaaatttatttctatttaaaataaaaattaaaagaaaaaaaaaacaaaaccggATTCCCATTAATAATTCctaaatgattaaaatttattttataccttAATAATGTAATATGATTAAAGTGGactatttaattcaattttttttttctaaaatttagagTAATAAGTGAATTTATGCTTGTTATCTACTCAAATGGACCATCACTTTATCATAGAAAATCTTCCGATAACAGAGATCTCCGAACGGTACCGTCCATATTTGTACCACGCCGCGTTGATTTCTTCCACCTGCaaattttctttctccttttttctcTGTATTTATTGAACCAACGGCACAGTGGAAAAATCAAAGGTGAAGAGAACTGGAAAGTCCACATCTTCTACGGCGGAGATGAAGCCACCTTTCTCATCTCCGACCTCCTCCTCTGTTCTCAGAAAGGCTCGCTTTTCTCCATATCTCTTCACTTTACTGGCCTTCATCGTCTTCGTCGCAGTCCTCTACGGCGAGGACTTCAGCTGCATCGTCGAACTCGGTTCCGAATCGGACGGCCGCCCAATCGGTGAGTTTTCCTCTCATAAGCCTTAACTGgcgcatttttttttcccatctttTTCTTTGTCCTTTTCCAGCGGttaatatatgattttattgtAGAGAAGAGGAGGGAAAAGCTGCCGTTCGCCATCGGAGAGATCGAGGGAGGGCGGTGCGATGTGTTCAGCGGGATGTGGGTTCGGGACGAGTCGAATCGGCCGCTCTACGAGGAATCCGAGTGTCCGTACATACAACCACAGTTGACTTGCCAAGAACATGGAAGACCTGAGAAAGAGTATCAGTTCTGGAGATGGAAACCTCATGACTGCTCTCTTCCCAAGTAATTTTCTCATTTCTCATCTCTCATCTCTCATTTCTTATCCcattttttcattgaaaaatctcataaatgataaaacgattaaaaaaaaaaatcttcacaGAATTTTCCGTTTGTAGGTCTCAAATCTGTTCATAATGGCCACAATGCTCCGATTCACGAGCTTGGGttttttagtataattttttttgtgcaCAACAGCGAAGAGTGTTGGTCTTTATTATAAATTTCTGTGCTTTTAACGAGAAGGAATCAATTCTCGTGACGAGTCACCAAACCATACGAGGCTTCGAGTGATTAGTTGAATGAAGACAATTGATGAGTCCAGTTGTTTTGtagtattatttaataataaaagattttcTCGAGAACGAGAAGGAATTTGATTAAGTTCTGAAActctttctcattttccaattttttgagaaataatttattaattttaagtcttgaaaaacacgtttgtttgtttttggacattattttcatttttgtaaatttttgaaaaaaaaaataaaaatgctgtTGTTAGCCTCGTTGCCAAACAAGGGGGTCTACCAGGAATTTGATGGCAAACGGTACCTGCCGGATTTCCACCTGTACGGATTAGGTAGGATGATGACCACTTCGTGTGTCGGTTCCACGTGGCGGGCTATTGTTGGGCACTTAGGTACCGTTTATGGGGTCAATAATGAGTAAACTAATGTAGTTGTATTCGCGCGTGTAAAAATAACAGTACATACTCGCTGTCTTCTGCGGAAAATGATGTCCTTTTGCATTAAATTTCAATGCCCATGCCAACTAATAAAAGTAAAATCCGAATCTGAAtcattatacatatatatatatatatatatatatatatatatatatataagtaaatttatggaaaaaaagcTTGGGTGGAATGGCTCCACCCCTTTTTCTCTCCCTTTCCTTTGAGTTGTCTGCTTTCTTTTCTCTTAATGAACCTAAAGCATATAATTATTAGAGGCTAGGGATGTGATAGGTGGATAAGTgaagaaattttatttcaagcttctttaatatatataaaataaaaaattatttttcataaaaatttataatttatttatttataaattatgaataaatattaattttaagaaaaaagaaaaaggggtaATGAAAATAAGTGTAAATAGTGACGAATCTGTCCTTGTCAACCTTTTACACGAAGGAAAGAGATTGGACCTGTGATTTGGGCCTACGGGGTGGGCCAAAAAGGGGATTACGGGCTACTGAGTGGAGCCCATCACGTGCATGGCGTTTGTGTGATTAGATCATCAAGATAACAATAGGAGTTGATCTTGTGTTTTATActatttacaattattttctgattttcttttgtagagacAATTAGTCTTTATATGTAGATATGATAATGGGTCTACAAAAAATTTGACAGTTTCAATGCGACCTTGATGCTTGAGACCCTCAGAGGGAAGAGGATGATGTTTGTGGGCGATTCCTTGAACCGAGGTCAGTATGTTTCTATGGTCTGTCTTCTTCATTCACTTATCCCTGAAGATGCCAAATCCATGGAAACCTTCGATTCGCTCACCATCTTCACGGCCAAGGTGACGACAGTCggattgttttgtttttttctcttcctctcaATTGCCTTTTAATTGTCTTCTCCATCTCTCCATTTTCTCCTCAAACCGTATGCCTTTGTTTAATTTTCTTCAGGAGTATAATGCGACGATCGAGTTCTACTGGGCACCATTTCTTCTCGAATCAAACTCAGATGATGCTGTGATCCATAGGGTATCTGATAGAATAGTGAGGAAGGGTTCGATCAACAAGCATGGTAAATACTGGAAGGGCGTGGATATTTTGGTATTCAACACCTATCTTTGGTGGATGActggcctgaagatgaagatctTGTAGCCTCTTGCTCTTCACAAACTTGTTCTCTGGttcatttttctcatcttttctttACCTACCAAAGAGTTCATGGCTTATCCTTTTTTTACAGGCGAGGTTCGTTTGATGATGAAGTGAAAGACATCGTGGAAATAACGACGGAGGATGCTTTCCGGATGGCAATGAAAAGTATGTTGAAATGGGTAGAGAAGAATATGGATCCTAAGAAGACCAGGGTCTTCTTTACTAGCATGTCACCCTCTCATGCAAAGTGAGTAATACTTACTTCAGgctttttctttcctctcttctATTATGTTAGACGACATTACCCTAATGGGGTAACATGCTTTCGGGGCCATGGACAATGAAAACCGAAAGAAATCAAACACGAGACCTATGGCGCGGGTTGTTTGTAGGAACCAAGTCAAATCCAAATTAATAAACACTCGACCCAAACCCCAACTAAATCAGACCAGGAACCCAAACTCTTCACTCGAGTTAAGCTCATCCCTATTTTTTCAAGTTAAATTGAACCCAATGGTCACTTTATCTATTATgcaattatatcaaaattttaaaagtacaTTTGACATTGTTTTGAGGTAATTACAAatgaaaatctatttatttttctagaaaataaaataatatattatagaattaaatttaatattttattctattaaaattatttgaatgcatATAAATTGAatatcattatatataatagtattaattagttataaaatattaaatatgctcggATTAGGTTCATATTGCCCAAACGCCCAAATCCAACCCTCTTAAACATAGATGATTGGGTGAGACCAACCCATCCGAGTTGCATTCTTCCCATGATAGTTACAAGATTTGGTGTCAGAAAACAAGTTGTGACTCTGGATCAAAACATAAATCCATAGagcaaaataacaaaattaaatttaacaaaCCTTGTGCTACTTGCTAGGTTTTAATGAATCATCCAACCTAATCCTAAACCGATTCAATGCAAAAATgttcattataaaaattaaaatgttattGTGATATCTCATgtacataaaagaaaaagtttttaacaCTACATATATACATAGACTCCTCTTAATCATGTGGATGCACTTAGGACTTGAAGGCCCGATCAGGGCCGAGAACCgcttttttttgtcctttttgctctctcactccatttctgcaACAATACGAGTGTATGAAGTAAGGTCAAAACAAGAAAGAACACTGACAGTTGAAGTTTGGCAGGAGCATAGATTGGGGAGGTGAAGCAGGTAAGAACTGTTACAATGAAACAACAATGATCGAAGATCCAACATACTGGGGATCAGACTGTCGGAAAAGCGTAATGGAGGTTATTGGAGAAGTGTTCAGTAAATCAAAGGTGCCCATTACATTTCTCAACATCACCCAACTTTCAAGTTACCGCAGGGATGCTCACACTTCAATCTACAAGAAGCAATGGTCTCCATTAACCCCAGAGCAGTTAGCAAACCCCGTAAGCTATGCTGATTGTGTGCATTGGTGTTTGCCTGGCCTTCAAGATACTTGGAATGAACTTCTTTTCACCAAGCTTTTctacccttaaaaaaaaaaaaaaaaagggtaaaaaaatcattaatatccCTCTTGCAATCTAAAgattattttctttcaagtaGCCTCGAGATGAGGTAGTCAGTCCATTGTCATTCATCTTTTTGTAAGAGTGAAAGAAAATTCAGCCTTTTTTTACAAGTAAAAGGAAACAAGAGGATCTTTGTAAAAATATCTGTAATTGTTGCAAAGAATTAATAAGATAATGGatctgtttttttgttttggttctaATGTGGTTGCAATTGTTAGGCCCCATGAATCTTGCAATAATCTATCACACCATCtgtagattaaaaaaaaaggataaagggAAAAAGATAATAGGATGTTGTTCAAGATTCCCTACTTGCATTGACGGAGGAGattcatatatataattaaatttaaaaataattgaatttaatttctttttattttccaatttttattacttttcaacaaaataatttgtaaaaaaaatatatatttatttctttataaaatatattttcttttaatgtaactaaaaattttaaaaattgggcaTGAGAAATTCACATATTTGTCACTTCAcctagtttaaatttttttttataaaaataaaaataagttcaaACACGAAAGGTCAGAATAGGATGACTTGTAGCAAATCCGTCTCATTTTCATCCCTAAAATCATACTTAAAACACataataatttatatgatttgaCTTAAAGCCTATACCTACAAAGAAACGATCAAAATTTTTTCCTACATATTTTTTGAACGATATATATGAAGATTCTATATAGAAGACTAATTGTATGATtatatcattataaaaaattccattataaaaatatattctattGGGAAATTATTGATACGTTCACAATTGACTCAAAAATGGAGTCCGTCCAATGGGTCATTTacaatttctcatttttcaaaagGAGGTGATGGTTTTCCATTTAGGTTAGTTGGAAGACTCTCCAAGACTATATGATAGTATGCGTGAGCGTGAAGGTGAGATATATCATTTGGTGTAGGCCAGCCTCAATAATTTCTAAAAGGAATCAGCAGATGCTGTACCAATACCATGTAGCTTCCAAAACCTAATATCAGCAATGCTGATTGTGACTTTGTGAGTGACGATGGAGAAAgtcttaaggctatgtttgggtGGGAGGAAAATTtttaaggaaagaaatagaattaattaaagaaaaagtgaacagaaagaagataaatataaaattaataaattatttttatatattattttaaactcatttaacatattttaacttttatagataaatattaaataatttaaaataagtatattaatttctaataaattttaattatatttgattcttttttcataatttttatattaacgTCTTAAAAGACCTTTCTAGAAGCCAaatgaagtgtttttattttattttattttaatttttaaaaaaccttaAGACCGATACTTGAATTTGTCAAGcattaattatgattaattgattaaaagggatgaaaagaTCCCAAATTTATAAAACCATCATATCCCATTTTTTTAACTCGAAGAGTATTCCATTTTTGACATATATAcccttcaatattttcattatttccatgcgtattttaaaagaaaaagtgaagataTTCTCGTCCAAAATAAGTacttttttgtaaaaatataaaaagaaaaaaaaggttaaatctacaattttatatttcttttgttcttCTACTCGGTTATCCCTAAAAATGAATCATTCTGGGCCTAGCCTAAAGTTTGAAGGGATCCTGTGGTCTATTTACTCGTGAGACACAAGGAATTGAGTGGTTTTTATGAGATATTGAAGTCATGACTCGTGAGCAAGAGGGATCATTAAAAGCCTCCACACCCCACTTGCACACCAACTTGCAAAGCAGTCTCCTTCCAAAcacaacattaaaaaaaagaaaaagaaatcttaggaggaaaataaataaataaaaaaataaaataaaataaaaaaatataacaactTGTATATATTTGTGAGTAGAACAAGAAGTTGAAGTTATCAAAAATCAAGTTGCAGAGCAGCTGCTAGATTCCACCATCACAAATATTAGTCTTCTATTGCTGCCTGTTGAACTCTTTCTGCATGTGCTCATAAGATTTGTTTAATATTGAAGTTGAAATATtcctcccttttttttattttttatttattttaattttgtccttatttataattgaaaaaagaaaaaagaaaaaaagagagtagCAAGTCCCGATGCCCATTGCCATGCATGCACCACTGATCATTACATTATTGATCAGATTAGCattcaaattagaaaatatcaGACAGGAATGGAAAATTCTAGAACCATTTTTAATCTGCGAAAGTCAAAAACTCATGACAGTGAAGAAAGGTTAATTAACTCTTCCTCTATCTTCAGTTAAGagaaatatgatataaatatatatatatatataatatgattgaaaatttttttttctcatgtttggacaatcctaaaaatagatataataaacattaatttaaaatatttataatttgtttgaccctatgatttaaaaatagttttatattttaaaaaatagaactaCTTGCTTTCTGTTttgaaaatacttcaaaaataaaatgaaataaagaacaatttttagataataatgaaaaattatttttaccgattttaaaaaataaaaggaaaacgtGGGTTCGtttaactatattttttaaaacttattttttaagttaaaaaataaaatataggttttcaaaacaagtttcaaaaacatagccaaacaaacccttaatctttttaattaaaaaaataaatttaaatatattttatatttctttcattttttttcttttctctaatttatgtatttttcaaaatggTAATTCTATATATAATTGTTACTAAGTCTAATCATGGTTTTTACTatctatttctcttttttttttctccttctccTTTCCCCTTCCTCAAACCTTTTTGGACATGTAAGTAGAGTCTCATTGTCCATTGAATTCAAGCAAACAAGATCAGTAACCACCATAAATCCTCCCTGAATCAACCACTCACTGCTACACAAACAATCTCTTCTCTCAATTATATACATTCAAAAACCTGGCTGCTGATTTCATGGGTCTCTTGCAAAACCCTCATGCAAATTAACCAGAGAAAATACCACATATTCTGATCAACTTATCtactttttttcattcattcatgtaCAGATAATACACTCATACGTACATACAGAGAAGACATACAGATTTCAGGATAAGCAAATACCAAAATGAAAtcccaaaaaagaagaaggagaagaagaagaagaagaagaaatgcaGAATGTAAAGTTTTGAAGGGGGTGCAATAATCTAAAAGAGTAAGAAGGCATGTCTCCCACACAGAAATCCATATGAGAAAGATAGAACAATTAAGATGAATTTCTATTATTGTTGGTAAGTTTTTCAGACATCTGGGCTAGTGACTGCAAGTTGCATTTCACGATCGTGTCCACGAAAACACAAGTATCCTCCTTCGTGTTACCCGGCGGGATATCAACGACGTAAGATTCGACGACAACGGTCCCAGTTCCGGTCGGGGAAGGGTGTAGAGTGGTGACGGACCGGTAATTGCAGAGCCGGTGGTCGCCGCCGACGACGCTGAAGCTGAGGACGTGCCGCTCATCGTCTAGAATCTCCAGGCGCTCGGTGCTGGACTCCGCGGGGAGTCCCGACACCACGTGGACCTCGCGGAGGGTGCCGATGTCGCCGTCCCCGAAGATGACGTGGCAGCTCTTCAGGAAATGCTTGTACGCCTGGGGGTTGTCGAAGCGGCGCACGACGGACCACACGGTGGGGAGCGCCGCCGCCGTGGTCTGCACCACCATGGAGCAGCACTGGTGGGGGCCAACCGCGTGGGCGTGGTAGCTAGCCACCGCGTCCGGCACCGGAGTGGCACACCTTAGCGGGGTCCGCGACTGCTTGTGGCAGTTGACTGCAGCGGTGGCGGCGACGGCGACTGTGGTGGGATCAATGTTATTGATTCTGTGAAGCTGAAGTGATGAGGGCATTTTCGACACTTAAATTACGTCTCCTCCCTCGTCTTTGAGATTGGGATTTAGGGTTTATGAGATGGAAATTTATAGAGAGATGGGTTTGAAATAGCATACATTTTCTTTTGGCTGAATCAGCGGCGAAGCTCACAGGGCTTACGAGGGAGACGAGCAAGTGGATCATCAACTTGCAATCTTCTTTGGACGAAGTTTCCAGAAATTGCCCCctttcttttccaaaactacGATAATGCCATTCCGGGACGGCAAGTGGTCTCTGTCAAATTCAAATATCTCCCACcctttattttgaatatttgataaagATTGTGAAAATTCTGATATAAATctaagaaaaaagagaaaagctaattaaaattaagaattttttattcactttcccatttaataataattcataatcaaaatttttgatAGACTTGATAATATTTAACCTACAAAGTCAATCCCAAATTTCTAAAGGAAATGAGCAAATGAGGTTACCCAAGAATGTCACTTTCCATGACATACTTTTTGAAGGTAGCCAAATTGTGATTTGCAGGGGGAATTTTCCAAGGAGACTTAAAAATGCATTAATTTCCACTTGGTCTTAGCTGTGTTAGATGTTGAATGGTGTGCTCTTTCAAAGTGAAAAAAACCAACAACCATGAATGCTTCATCTTCTTATTGGAAAACGAAAATTCAATGAAGGAATCGTGCTCTACCTTTCATATACGACTTGGTTGTTGGTGTAGTTTGCTCTTATCATTTTTGTCTCTTCTTTTAcggcaaaggaaaaaaataaaattctttcgCAATATATTTGACCAacaatagatttttaaaaaaaaaattaatatataatttatcaaaaaaattaaatataatgtaaaaacttatattattttaaattatataataatttatacataaaaataatttattatattttttttccttcatcttgttttttctttcatctttctttcgtacttctctcaaaatttctaaccctaatttaaaaatctaatccttcatcattttttagtcatattttaacaaaatatccttattattttattataaaaataacaatttcttttaaaatagattataaatatttgaaataatcaagacatttatatcaaataaaa
Proteins encoded:
- the LOC100262072 gene encoding protein trichome birefringence-like 33, translated to MKPPFSSPTSSSVLRKARFSPYLFTLLAFIVFVAVLYGEDFSCIVELGSESDGRPIEKRREKLPFAIGEIEGGRCDVFSGMWVRDESNRPLYEESECPYIQPQLTCQEHGRPEKEYQFWRWKPHDCSLPNFNATLMLETLRGKRMMFVGDSLNRGQYVSMVCLLHSLIPEDAKSMETFDSLTIFTAKEYNATIEFYWAPFLLESNSDDAVIHRVSDRIVRKGSINKHGKYWKGVDILVFNTYLWWMTGLKMKILRGSFDDEVKDIVEITTEDAFRMAMKSMLKWVEKNMDPKKTRVFFTSMSPSHAKSIDWGGEAGKNCYNETTMIEDPTYWGSDCRKSVMEVIGEVFSKSKVPITFLNITQLSSYRRDAHTSIYKKQWSPLTPEQLANPVSYADCVHWCLPGLQDTWNELLFTKLFYP
- the LOC100256965 gene encoding abscisic acid receptor PYL4, which codes for MPSSLQLHRINNIDPTTVAVAATAAVNCHKQSRTPLRCATPVPDAVASYHAHAVGPHQCCSMVVQTTAAALPTVWSVVRRFDNPQAYKHFLKSCHVIFGDGDIGTLREVHVVSGLPAESSTERLEILDDERHVLSFSVVGGDHRLCNYRSVTTLHPSPTGTGTVVVESYVVDIPPGNTKEDTCVFVDTIVKCNLQSLAQMSEKLTNNNRNSS